From Streptomyces sp. NBC_00237, a single genomic window includes:
- a CDS encoding DUF1684 domain-containing protein produces the protein MSSSDRTPQTPGAYETARQDWQRWHEHRVETVSSPYGPLTLTGTHWLADHPDGRIDGVPGRWKDAGTEVVLSAEAADGISVDGKPLVGEVSLGADRGPIPESRVSAGERRLVVLSREGLWAVRDFDPASGARRAFAGIEAGAYDPAWVLPGRFVPYEKSRTVQVENADGRSRGLGLAGEVVFAHDGTEHALHVAVEDDGSLWAVLADAGSGESSYRFRFLRPAAPDADGVVSVDFNRTLLPPCAFADHFICPFPPPGNTLPFAVPVGELNTLTK, from the coding sequence ATGAGCAGCAGTGATCGAACTCCGCAGACCCCGGGAGCGTACGAGACCGCGCGGCAGGACTGGCAGCGCTGGCACGAGCACCGCGTCGAGACGGTCTCCTCCCCCTACGGGCCCCTCACCCTGACCGGCACCCACTGGCTCGCCGACCACCCGGACGGCCGCATCGACGGCGTGCCGGGGCGGTGGAAGGACGCCGGTACGGAGGTCGTGCTGAGCGCCGAGGCGGCCGACGGCATCAGTGTCGACGGGAAACCGCTGGTGGGAGAGGTGAGTCTCGGCGCGGACCGGGGGCCGATTCCCGAGTCCCGGGTCTCGGCGGGGGAGCGGCGGCTCGTGGTCCTCAGCCGGGAGGGGCTGTGGGCGGTGCGCGACTTCGACCCCGCCTCCGGGGCGCGGCGGGCCTTCGCGGGCATCGAGGCCGGGGCGTACGACCCCGCGTGGGTGCTGCCCGGCCGGTTCGTCCCGTACGAGAAGAGCCGGACCGTGCAGGTGGAGAACGCCGACGGGCGCTCGCGGGGCCTCGGGCTCGCGGGCGAGGTCGTCTTCGCGCACGACGGGACCGAGCACGCGCTGCACGTCGCCGTGGAGGACGACGGCTCGCTGTGGGCGGTCCTCGCGGACGCGGGCAGCGGGGAAAGCAGCTACCGGTTCCGCTTCCTGCGGCCCGCAGCGCCGGACGCCGACGGGGTGGTGAGCGTCGACTTCAACCGGACGCTGCTGCCGCCGTGCGCGTTCGCCGACCACTTCATCTGCCCGTTCCCGCCGCCGGGCAACACGCTGCCGTTCGCGGTGCCGGTCGGAGAACTCAACACATTGACCAAGTAG
- a CDS encoding ABC transporter permease — MPEARTTPPPRGPFADAVRAFRRDRTGMVALAVVVGCVLLAVLAPLLTAWYGRNPTEHYGQNTPGLLSAEGLPMLPNGGISGEFWFGLEPGLGRDVLAQLLYGMRTSLLVAGASTLVIAVLGIVLGVTVGYLGGLADRAFTFLCDVLLAFPTLLLLLALGPVIQTRFVDPGENEPVWMQFTVLILVFAAFGWVPLALVLRTTVKSLREREFVEAARALGVSRRHLVFRELLPNVWAPVLVHISLALPAVVTAEAALSFLGVGISEPVPDWGRMISRGAEVFYDDPTYMAFPGAAILVFVLAFNLFGDAVRDALDPRTAR, encoded by the coding sequence ATGCCCGAAGCCCGTACGACGCCACCACCCCGTGGCCCCTTCGCCGACGCGGTCCGTGCCTTCCGGCGCGACCGCACCGGCATGGTCGCCCTCGCCGTGGTCGTCGGCTGTGTGCTGCTCGCCGTGCTCGCGCCGCTCCTCACTGCCTGGTACGGCAGGAATCCGACCGAGCACTACGGGCAGAACACCCCGGGTCTGCTCAGCGCGGAGGGCCTGCCGATGCTGCCCAACGGGGGCATCTCGGGGGAGTTCTGGTTCGGCCTCGAACCGGGGCTCGGGCGGGACGTGCTCGCCCAACTCCTCTACGGCATGCGGACCTCGCTCCTGGTCGCCGGGGCCTCCACCCTCGTCATCGCCGTACTCGGCATCGTCCTCGGCGTGACCGTCGGATACCTCGGCGGGCTCGCCGACCGGGCCTTCACCTTCCTGTGTGATGTGCTGCTCGCCTTTCCGACGCTGTTGCTGCTGCTGGCGCTCGGGCCGGTGATCCAGACCCGGTTCGTGGACCCGGGCGAGAACGAGCCCGTGTGGATGCAGTTCACCGTCCTCATCCTGGTGTTCGCCGCGTTCGGGTGGGTGCCGCTGGCCCTCGTCCTGCGTACGACCGTGAAGTCCCTGCGGGAGCGGGAGTTCGTCGAGGCGGCCCGCGCGCTCGGCGTCAGCCGCCGCCACCTCGTGTTCCGCGAGCTGCTGCCCAACGTCTGGGCCCCCGTCCTCGTGCACATCAGCCTCGCCCTGCCCGCCGTCGTCACCGCCGAGGCCGCCCTGTCCTTCCTCGGCGTCGGCATCAGCGAACCCGTTCCCGACTGGGGGCGGATGATCTCGCGCGGCGCCGAGGTCTTCTACGACGACCCGACCTACATGGCCTTCCCGGGCGCCGCGATCCTCGTGTTCGTCCTCGCCTTCAACCTCTTCGGCGACGCGGTACGGGACGCACTCGACCCGCGCACCGCCCGCTGA
- a CDS encoding slipin family protein, whose protein sequence is MVEELVLAGAGVVSAGVVYVMAAARVVKQYERGVVFRLGRLKDTVRGPGFTMVVPFIDRLAKVNMQIVTMPVPAQDGITRDNVTVRVDAVIYFKVVDAAEALVRVEDYRFAVAQMAQTSLRSIIGKSELDDLLSNREQLNQGLELMIDSPAVGWGVQIDRVEIKDVSLPETMKRSMARQAEADRERRARVINADAELQASKKLAEAAEVMSDQPAALQLRLLQTVVAVAAEKNSTLVLPFPVELLRFLERAAPAPAPAPAPAPPSPSELWPEPEPEPEPDSGPDAEPWAEPIVVPIEELALPAYHFDDATRLPPGVPEMPPEPPEPPTGVADSGPGVTGTGQA, encoded by the coding sequence ATGGTCGAGGAGTTGGTGTTGGCGGGGGCCGGGGTGGTGAGCGCCGGCGTGGTGTACGTGATGGCGGCGGCCCGCGTGGTCAAGCAGTACGAGCGGGGGGTGGTGTTCCGCCTCGGGCGGCTCAAGGACACCGTGCGGGGGCCGGGGTTCACCATGGTGGTGCCGTTCATCGACCGGCTCGCCAAGGTGAACATGCAGATCGTCACGATGCCCGTGCCCGCCCAGGACGGCATCACGCGCGACAACGTGACGGTGCGCGTCGACGCCGTCATCTACTTCAAGGTCGTCGACGCGGCGGAAGCCCTGGTGCGGGTCGAGGACTACCGGTTCGCCGTCGCGCAGATGGCGCAGACCTCGCTGCGCTCCATCATCGGCAAGAGCGAGCTGGACGATCTGCTGTCCAATCGCGAACAGCTCAACCAGGGTCTTGAGTTGATGATCGACAGCCCGGCGGTGGGCTGGGGCGTGCAGATCGACCGCGTCGAGATCAAGGACGTGTCGCTGCCGGAGACCATGAAGCGGTCGATGGCCCGGCAGGCGGAGGCCGACCGGGAGCGCCGGGCGCGCGTGATCAACGCGGACGCCGAACTCCAGGCGTCGAAGAAGCTGGCGGAGGCGGCGGAAGTCATGTCCGACCAGCCCGCCGCGCTCCAACTGAGGCTGCTCCAGACGGTGGTGGCGGTCGCGGCGGAGAAGAACTCGACGCTGGTGCTGCCGTTCCCGGTGGAGCTGCTGCGGTTCCTGGAGCGGGCGGCTCCGGCTCCCGCACCGGCTCCCGCCCCGGCGCCGCCGTCCCCGTCGGAGCTGTGGCCGGAGCCCGAACCCGAGCCGGAACCCGACAGCGGTCCGGACGCCGAGCCGTGGGCGGAGCCGATCGTCGTACCCATCGAGGAACTCGCCCTGCCCGCGTACCACTTCGACGACGCGACGCGGCTGCCACCGGGCGTGCCCGAGATGCCGCCGGAGCCGCCGGAGCCGCCTACCGGGGTGGCGGATTCCGGTCCGGGGGTGACCGGTACCGGACAGGCGTAG
- a CDS encoding S1 family peptidase, giving the protein MRNERTTPHRSGMARRFRFMAVAAGLAATAAVAVPSATAQPHTSNAAVSAAQLATVGTAVLRADVAGTAWHVDKATNTLVVTADSTVSRAELARIRAAAGENAHALRIERTPGKFSKLLSGGDAIYAPSWRCSLGFNVRKGTTYYALTAGHCTDGNPTWYANAARTTKIGPTTGSSFPVNDYGILRYDNANVPHPGTVGSVDITGAGNATLNMSVTRRGSTTGIHSGRVTGLNATVNYGGGDVVYGMIRTNVCAEPGDSGGPLYSGTTAIGLTSGGSGNCSSGGTTFFQPVTEALSAYGVTIF; this is encoded by the coding sequence GTGAGGAATGAGCGCACCACCCCACACCGCAGCGGAATGGCGAGACGCTTCCGCTTCATGGCCGTGGCGGCAGGACTCGCCGCCACCGCCGCCGTCGCCGTACCGAGCGCCACCGCACAGCCGCACACCTCGAACGCCGCCGTGAGCGCGGCCCAGCTCGCCACCGTCGGAACCGCCGTGCTGCGCGCCGACGTCGCGGGCACCGCCTGGCACGTCGACAAAGCGACCAACACGCTGGTCGTGACCGCCGACAGCACCGTCTCCCGCGCGGAGCTCGCGCGGATCAGGGCGGCCGCCGGCGAGAACGCGCACGCCCTGCGCATCGAGCGCACCCCGGGCAAGTTCTCCAAGCTCCTGTCGGGCGGCGACGCCATCTACGCGCCCTCCTGGCGCTGCTCGCTCGGGTTCAACGTCCGCAAGGGCACCACCTACTACGCGCTGACCGCGGGCCACTGCACCGACGGCAACCCGACCTGGTACGCCAATGCGGCCCGTACGACGAAGATCGGCCCGACCACCGGTTCCAGCTTCCCGGTCAACGACTACGGCATCCTGCGCTACGACAACGCGAACGTCCCCCACCCGGGCACGGTCGGCAGCGTCGACATCACCGGCGCGGGCAACGCCACCCTCAACATGAGCGTCACCCGGCGCGGCTCCACCACCGGCATCCACAGCGGCCGGGTCACCGGCCTGAACGCCACCGTCAACTACGGCGGCGGCGACGTCGTCTACGGCATGATCCGCACCAACGTGTGCGCCGAGCCCGGCGACAGCGGCGGCCCGCTGTACTCCGGCACCACGGCAATCGGTCTGACCTCCGGCGGCAGCGGCAACTGCTCGTCCGGCGGCACGACCTTCTTCCAGCCCGTCACCGAGGCGCTCAGCGCGTACGGGGTCACGATCTTCTAG
- a CDS encoding S1 family peptidase: MKHRRIPKRRAAAVGTAVVALVATGITFQTANASEGAAPTPTLKTLSVASANQLATSLTKKLGADAAGSFYDAKAKALVVNVTDKAAAEAVKAAGGQARIVQHTLAELKSARTALAGKASIPGTSWATDPVSNKIVVTADRTVKGASLAKLDKAVKALGSKALLKHSKGEFKPLVAGGDAIYGGSSRCSLGFNVTKGGEPHFLTAGHCTAEIQSWSDKQGGSAIGTTADSKFPGNDYGLVKYTGDTPHPSEVNLYNGSTQAITKAGDATVGQKVQRSGSTTQVHDGEVTGLDATVNYGNGQVVNGLIQTTVCAEPGDSGGALFAGDTALGLTSGGSGDCSAGGETFFQPVPAALAATGTQIG; this comes from the coding sequence GTGAAGCACCGACGCATACCCAAGCGGCGCGCGGCGGCGGTAGGAACCGCCGTCGTCGCCCTGGTCGCCACGGGCATCACCTTCCAGACCGCGAACGCCAGCGAAGGCGCGGCCCCCACGCCGACGCTGAAGACCCTCTCCGTGGCGAGCGCCAACCAGCTCGCGACCTCGCTCACCAAGAAGCTCGGCGCGGACGCCGCCGGGTCGTTCTACGACGCGAAGGCCAAGGCCCTCGTCGTCAACGTCACCGACAAGGCGGCGGCGGAGGCCGTCAAGGCGGCGGGCGGGCAGGCCAGAATCGTCCAGCACACGCTGGCCGAGCTGAAGTCGGCGCGTACGGCGTTGGCGGGCAAGGCGTCCATCCCGGGTACGTCCTGGGCGACCGACCCGGTCAGCAACAAGATCGTCGTCACGGCCGACCGCACGGTGAAGGGCGCCAGCCTCGCCAAGCTCGACAAGGCGGTCAAGGCGCTCGGCTCGAAGGCGCTGCTCAAGCACTCGAAGGGGGAGTTCAAGCCCCTCGTCGCGGGCGGCGACGCCATCTACGGGGGCAGCTCCCGCTGCTCGCTCGGCTTCAACGTCACCAAGGGCGGCGAGCCGCACTTCCTGACGGCCGGGCACTGCACCGCCGAGATCCAGAGCTGGTCGGACAAGCAGGGCGGGTCGGCGATCGGCACCACCGCCGACTCCAAGTTCCCCGGCAATGACTACGGCCTGGTGAAGTACACGGGCGACACCCCGCACCCCAGCGAGGTCAACCTCTACAACGGCAGCACCCAGGCCATCACCAAGGCCGGGGACGCCACCGTCGGCCAGAAGGTGCAGCGCAGCGGCTCCACCACCCAGGTTCACGACGGCGAGGTCACCGGCCTCGACGCCACCGTGAACTACGGCAACGGCCAGGTCGTCAACGGGCTCATCCAGACCACGGTCTGCGCGGAGCCCGGTGACAGCGGCGGTGCGCTGTTCGCGGGCGACACGGCGCTGGGGCTGACGTCGGGGGGAAGTGGGGACTGCTCCGCGGGGGGCGAGACCTTCTTCCAGCCCGTGCCTGCTGCTCTGGCCGCGACGGGTACGCAGATCGGCTGA
- a CDS encoding FAD/NAD(P)-binding domain-containing protein: MPASAVFPPSAPLPRTDVPSLVLIGAGPRGTGLLERVAANLPSLWGSSRLDIHLVDPYPPGGGRIWRRDQSPLLWMNSRAEDTTLFTDDSVRMAGPVRTGPTLAEWVALVRDGALPSVSDPEVRAEAGRLGPRDFVGRRVQSAYLAWAYAEAVAALPEGVRVHEHRTRARRVTGPRDGRQRVWLEGRTEPLHADAVVLALGHLDTEPAPIRGALEEFARRRGLTHLPPAFTADADLTALRGGEPVLVRGFGLAFVDLMVLLTEGRGGRYESDGRGELTYLPSGREPVLHVGSRRGVPYRSKLGYGWPGGEQPVLPRFFGPEQVAALRARGGAIDFRRDVWPLIGKELGYAHYHRLFTAHPERTALTRADFEERYAAAAPGSAEEQALLASAVPDPADRLDLGALDRPLEGRRFGSYDALQAALRDHVRDDLTRRHDPLHSPDAAVFGALLSVYGQVVALGDLGEGGEWWHGFFSYLGSGPPGPRLRQLLALSRAGVVRFLGAGVRIVADERRGVFRAGSESVPGAWVEAKALVEARVPGTARPSSPLLRGLYEDGAEAADGSGLLKVDPHDGRVRVRAGGGAGAGTHRRRFALGPFTTDRTGAAFSRPHGNAPAFRQNDAAARELLRLLGELRDARGSWGSWGGEREPTPGPGPGPGSGPLGARVGGPGDPAGVGVRSGPSPVRESKRLKGD; the protein is encoded by the coding sequence ATGCCTGCATCCGCCGTCTTCCCTCCCTCCGCACCGCTGCCGCGCACCGATGTCCCGAGCCTCGTCCTCATCGGCGCGGGCCCGCGCGGCACCGGACTGCTGGAACGCGTCGCCGCCAACCTGCCTTCCCTGTGGGGCAGTTCACGCCTCGACATCCACCTCGTCGACCCGTACCCGCCCGGCGGCGGGCGCATCTGGCGGCGCGACCAGTCGCCGCTCCTGTGGATGAACTCCCGCGCCGAGGACACCACGCTCTTCACCGACGACTCCGTGCGGATGGCGGGCCCGGTCCGCACCGGCCCGACGCTCGCCGAGTGGGTCGCCCTCGTGAGGGACGGCGCGCTTCCGAGTGTCTCCGATCCCGAAGTGCGGGCGGAGGCAGGGCGGTTGGGGCCGCGCGACTTCGTCGGGCGCAGGGTGCAGAGCGCCTATCTGGCCTGGGCGTACGCCGAGGCGGTCGCCGCACTGCCGGAAGGGGTCCGGGTGCACGAGCACCGCACCCGGGCGCGGCGGGTCACCGGGCCGCGCGACGGACGCCAGCGCGTCTGGCTCGAAGGCCGCACGGAGCCGCTGCACGCGGACGCGGTGGTGCTCGCGCTCGGCCACCTGGACACCGAACCAGCCCCGATACGCGGCGCGTTGGAGGAGTTCGCGCGGCGGCGCGGGCTGACCCACCTGCCGCCCGCCTTCACCGCCGACGCGGACCTGACCGCCCTGCGCGGCGGGGAGCCCGTGCTCGTGCGCGGCTTCGGTCTCGCCTTCGTGGACCTCATGGTCCTGCTCACCGAAGGGCGCGGCGGGCGCTACGAGAGCGACGGGCGGGGCGAGTTGACGTACCTGCCGTCCGGACGGGAGCCGGTGCTGCACGTCGGGTCGCGGCGCGGGGTCCCGTACCGCTCCAAGCTCGGTTACGGCTGGCCGGGCGGCGAACAGCCGGTGCTGCCGCGCTTCTTCGGCCCCGAGCAGGTCGCCGCGCTCCGGGCGCGCGGCGGCGCGATCGACTTCCGGCGCGACGTCTGGCCCCTGATCGGGAAGGAGCTCGGGTACGCCCACTACCACCGCCTCTTCACCGCCCACCCCGAACGCACCGCGCTCACCAGGGCCGACTTCGAGGAGAGGTACGCCGCCGCCGCGCCCGGCAGCGCGGAGGAGCAGGCGCTCCTGGCCTCGGCCGTGCCCGATCCGGCGGACCGGCTCGACCTCGGCGCGCTGGACCGGCCGCTGGAGGGGCGGCGCTTCGGCTCGTACGACGCGCTCCAGGCCGCGCTGCGGGATCACGTACGAGACGACCTGACGCGACGTCATGATCCGCTGCACAGCCCCGACGCGGCCGTGTTCGGCGCACTTCTCTCCGTCTACGGGCAGGTCGTCGCGCTCGGGGACCTGGGGGAGGGCGGCGAGTGGTGGCACGGCTTCTTCAGCTACCTGGGATCGGGCCCGCCGGGACCCCGGCTGCGGCAGCTGCTGGCGCTGTCCAGGGCCGGGGTCGTGCGGTTCCTCGGAGCAGGCGTGCGGATCGTCGCCGACGAGCGGCGCGGGGTCTTCCGGGCGGGGAGCGAGAGCGTGCCCGGCGCGTGGGTGGAGGCGAAGGCGCTCGTCGAGGCCCGGGTCCCGGGCACCGCGCGGCCGTCGAGCCCCCTGCTGCGGGGGCTGTACGAGGACGGGGCCGAGGCCGCCGACGGGAGCGGGCTGCTGAAGGTGGACCCGCACGACGGACGCGTACGGGTACGGGCCGGGGGCGGCGCGGGAGCGGGGACGCACCGGCGGCGCTTCGCGCTGGGCCCGTTCACGACGGACCGCACGGGCGCGGCGTTCAGCCGTCCGCACGGCAACGCCCCGGCCTTCCGGCAGAACGACGCGGCGGCACGGGAACTGCTGCGGTTGCTGGGCGAGCTGCGGGACGCGCGGGGCTCGTGGGGCTCGTGGGGCGGGGAAAGGGAGCCCACCCCGGGGCCGGGGCCGGGGCCGGGGTCCGGGCCGCTCGGGGCGCGGGTGGGAGGGCCGGGGGACCCGGCCGGGGTGGGGGTGCGGTCCGGGCCGTCCCCCGTACGGGAATCGAAACGACTGAAGGGGGATTGA
- a CDS encoding FMNH2-dependent monooxygenase yields MGSAVSRPLHLGAEIGGGGSAGAGAVAARARLAESGVLDFVTLSGVVRADGGSAALDVLAEVAPETSRIGLVPTVGVPRGGPSSAREALAVLDRDGRGRAGWGVDVSTPGAEAVLLGLTGGAGERPVTVVDVTVCGTGGLAVAAYCADVVVVRAYSPGEAGVMRADLRRRAAAAGRDPDALRILAALSVDLAGEPHLEVPPSLDAEAVRIGQDGVARYTGGPVGLAEVLTRWQAAEVVDGFHITPVSPDRDLERLVNGTVTLLQHRCLLRHFYAGSALRDHLGLPGPAPARCAAGSRA; encoded by the coding sequence ATGGGTTCGGCAGTCAGCAGGCCGCTGCATCTGGGGGCGGAGATCGGCGGCGGGGGGAGCGCGGGAGCCGGGGCGGTGGCCGCCCGGGCGCGGCTGGCGGAGAGCGGGGTGCTCGACTTCGTGACCCTCTCCGGGGTGGTGCGCGCGGACGGAGGTTCCGCCGCCCTCGACGTCTTGGCCGAGGTCGCGCCGGAGACGTCCCGGATCGGGCTCGTGCCCACGGTCGGTGTACCGCGGGGCGGGCCCAGCTCCGCACGAGAGGCTCTGGCGGTTCTCGACCGGGACGGCCGGGGGCGCGCGGGGTGGGGAGTCGACGTGTCGACTCCGGGCGCGGAGGCGGTACTCCTCGGGCTGACCGGCGGGGCGGGGGAGCGGCCGGTGACCGTCGTGGACGTGACCGTGTGCGGCACGGGCGGGCTGGCCGTGGCCGCGTACTGCGCGGACGTCGTCGTCGTGCGCGCCTACAGCCCGGGTGAGGCCGGGGTGATGCGCGCCGACCTGCGCAGACGGGCCGCGGCTGCCGGGCGCGACCCCGACGCGCTGCGCATCCTCGCCGCCCTCTCCGTCGACCTCGCGGGCGAGCCGCACCTCGAAGTGCCGCCGTCCCTGGACGCGGAGGCGGTGCGGATCGGGCAGGACGGGGTCGCCCGCTACACCGGGGGGCCCGTCGGGCTCGCCGAGGTGCTCACCCGGTGGCAGGCGGCGGAGGTGGTGGACGGGTTCCACATCACTCCCGTCTCGCCCGACCGTGACCTGGAACGCCTGGTCAACGGCACCGTCACGCTCCTCCAGCACCGCTGTCTGCTGCGGCACTTCTACGCGGGCTCCGCCCTCCGCGACCACCTCGGGCTGCCCGGCCCGGCTCCCGCCCGGTGCGCCGCCGGGAGCCGGGCGTGA